Proteins encoded within one genomic window of Camelina sativa cultivar DH55 chromosome 19, Cs, whole genome shotgun sequence:
- the LOC104766138 gene encoding uncharacterized protein LOC104766138, translating into MGKKDEKVEAVLHLVKKQSPPLTFKQEKFCNRECVERFLKVKGDNVKKAAKHLISCLSWRQNFDLERLGAEEFSTELGDGVAYIAGHDGESRPVIVFRFKHDYQKLRTPKQFTRLVAFTMDTAISSMTRNAEHSVVLLFDASFFRSSSAFANLLLATLKIIADYYPCRLYKAFIIDPPSFFSYIWKGVRPFVELSTVTMIVSSLDYDESLDISHVSSHPRSVSLRFDASSIKSTATVVGSASSRFAFTVSHNSLKPWYLSFTNTSPYNAAAQVSPLSSARLLSFTSPAARGGGIKDAKPAACRKSLFSSTPLPEKTKTDSYRKTPRPSFFQSPAMFFRRENNVSGGGGEKTREVFVPYLKFYRRPYDETAYRSKLRGPRGFVSVVSSHRRCRHVSLSQRF; encoded by the exons ATGGGGAAGAAAGACGAGAAAGTCGAAGCTGTTCTTCAtttggtcaagaaacaatctcCTCCACTCACTTTCAAACAA gagAAGTTCTGTAACAGAGAGTGTGTTGAGAGATTCTTGAAGGTTAAAGGAGATAATGTGAAAAAAGCAGCGAAACATCTAATCTCATGTCTTTCTTGGAGACAAAACTTCGATCTTG AGCGATTGGGAGCAGAGGAGTTCTCGACGGAGCTTGGAGACGGTGTAGCTTACATCGCCGGTCACGACGGAGAGTCTAGACCcgttatt GTTTTCCGGTTTAAGCATGATTATCAGAAGCTTCGTACCCCAAAACA GTTTACGCGTTTGGTGGCGTTCACGATGGATACTGCGATCTCAAGCATGACCAGAAACGCTGAACATAGCGTTGTTCTTCTCTTCGATGCAA gCTTTTTCAGATCATCCTCTGCATTTGCAAATTTGCTTTTGGCGACTCTAAAAATCATCGCAGATTATTACCCATGCCGACTTTACAAAGCCTTTATCATCGATCCTCCCTCTTTTTTCTCTTACATTTGGAAG GGTGTTCGTCCTTTTGTGGAACTCTCAACGGTCACGATGATAGTGTCGTCGCTAGACTACGACGAATCGCTAGATATCAGCCACGTGTCATCACATCCTAGATCAGTATCCTTAAGGTTCGATGCATCGTCGATCAAATCAACGGCCACGGTTGTTGGTTCAGCTTCTTCAAGATTCGCCTTCACCGTATCTCACAACTCTTTGAAGCCGTGGTACCTTTCCTTCACCAACACGTCACCTTACAACGCCGCCGCTCAAGTTTCTCCTCTCAGCAGCGCACGGTTGCTTTCTTTCACGTCTCCGGCGGCGCGTGGTGGTGGTATCAAAGACGCGAAACCAGCCGCATGCAGGAAGAGTCTGTTTTCATCAACCCCGTTGCCGGAAAAGACGAAGACGGATTCGTACAGGAAAACTCCTCGTCCGTCGTTTTTCCAGTCTCCGGCGATGTTCTTTCGCCGGGAGAACAATGTTTCCGGAGGAGGAGGGGAGAAGACACGTGAAGTGTTCGTACCGTATCTGAAGTTTTACCGGAGACCGTACGACGAGACGGCGTATAGGTCTAAGCTGAGAGGCCCACGTGGGTTTGTGTCAGTCGTGTCTTCGCACAGAAGATGTCGTCACGTGTCTCTATCTCAACGGTTTTAA